The Meriones unguiculatus strain TT.TT164.6M chromosome 1, Bangor_MerUng_6.1, whole genome shotgun sequence genome has a segment encoding these proteins:
- the LOC110544224 gene encoding large ribosomal subunit protein eL43-like: MAKRTKKVGIVGKYGTRYGASLRKMVKKIEISQHAKYTCSFCGKTKMKRRAVGIWHCGSCMKTVAGGAWTYNTTSALTVKSAIRRLKELKDQ, encoded by the coding sequence ATGGCTAAACGCACCAAGAAGGTTGGGATCGTTGGGAAATACGGGACCCGCTATGGCGCCTCCCTCCGGAAGATGGTGAAGAAGATTGAAATCAGCCAGCATGCCAAGTACACTTGTTCCTTCTGTGGCAAGACCAAGATGAAGAGACGAGCCGTTGGCATCTGGCACTGTGGATCCTGCATGAAAACAGTGGCAGGTGGGGCTTGGACCTACAACACTACTTCTGCCCTCACAGTGAAGTCCGCCATCAGAAGACTCAAGGAACTGAAGGACCAGTAG